The Miscanthus floridulus cultivar M001 chromosome 7, ASM1932011v1, whole genome shotgun sequence genome includes a region encoding these proteins:
- the LOC136465551 gene encoding uncharacterized protein: MDHPSYVTRPGCYPLVVDPIIRKKCLTKVLLDGGSDLNILYIDTLDAMRIPRSELHLTGSPFHGVILGAQAYPLRQIDLPITFGSQTNFCSEVLTFEVVDFLGSYHAILGRPCYARFMAIPNYTYLKLKMPGPNDAITMSSTFSHAFECDREHYELTTAIVNSSKLL; this comes from the coding sequence atgGACCATCCCTCCTACGTCACAAGGCCgggatgctacccgctcgtcgtcgaccccatcatccgcaagaagtgcctcaccaaggtgctgctGGACGGGGGTAGCGacctcaacatcctgtacattgacaccctcgatgccatgcgcatcccccgatcggagCTCCACCTGacgggctcccccttccacggggtaatcctgggagcacaggcatacccgctcagacagatcgatctgcccatcacattCGGTAGCCAgaccaacttctgctcggaggtcctcacatttgaagtggtggactttctagggtcctaccacgccatcttggggcggccatgctacgcaaggttcatggcaatccccaactacacctacctcaagctgaagatgccaggaccaaacgacGCCATCACCATgagtagcaccttctcgcatgccttcgagtgtgaccgcgagcactacgagctcacCACCGCTATCGTCAACTCATCTAAGCTCCTATAG
- the LOC136465552 gene encoding uncharacterized protein: MLACMEPELQLQFDNNHAVHNMIMALNDMFQTQARTKRFNVSKAFAETKLAEGVVVGPHVIKMVGYTQRLEKLGFPISPELAADFILASLPPSYGNFVTNDHMHGAEKGLNELCGMLKIAEADIKKGAGSSHVMAVQNKPKFKKNGNSWKKKKGKAKDEISKPNPPAPKAGPPTNAECFHCHGKGHWKRNCKLYLESITDRGSKGTPAACTLVVYVTDIFLANSYINSWEVDELAFLLSWELGPDSYRLGWIGGVDAHRLGFLERAEGHQGGWFVVVWDRWG; the protein is encoded by the exons atgcttgcttgtatggaaccagaactgcagttgcagtttgacaataaccatgcagTGCACAATATGATCATGGCGCTCAATGATATGTTCCAAACTCAGGCTAGGACTAaaaggttcaatgtctcaaaggcttttgctgaaaccaagctagcagagggcgtagtagttgggccacatgtgatcaaaatggttggttacactcagaggttggagaagTTGGGCTTCCCAATTAGCCCTGAATTAGCTGCTGATTTTATTCTCGCGTCTCTTCCGCCAAGCTATGGAAATTTCGTCACGAACGACCATATGCATGGGGcggagaagggcttgaatgaactatgtggcatgcttaaaatagcagaggctgatatcaagaaaggtgctggcagtagccatgtgatggcggtccaaaacaagcctaagtttaagaagaatggcaattcttggaagaagaaaaagggcaaggctaaagatgagatctctaagccaaacccacctgCGCCCAAGGCTGGACCACCTACTAATgctgagtgctttcattgtcatgggaaaggtcactggAAGAGGAACTGCAAGCTGTACCTAGAATCCATAACGGATCGTGGCAGTAAAGGTACTCCTGcagcttgtacacttgttgtttatgttacagacattttccttgctaattcttatattaattcttgg gaagtcgatgagctcgcattcctactGAGctgggagctgggtcctgatTCATACCGTCTTGGCTGGATCGGCGGGGTCGAcgcccaccgccttggtttcctcgagcgggcggaaggccatcaaggaggttggtttgttgtagtctgggaccGCTGGGGTTGA